A region of Thermococcus piezophilus DNA encodes the following proteins:
- a CDS encoding PEGA domain-containing protein, whose amino-acid sequence MGVKSIVDVNNAEFVLTNLGKDRPIQWYSVGQPQAIEGTDWIVTVLDINIIDQRAIITVKNAATGVESDPITLEKSVPVYLYPVNGPLQYGTAYPGRADLVLTLVDTFIGINNNPYATIQAVTDRETETYWMWRGKNNFKINATGLEPGNYTYQVLLNLTNGNEIRLPERRVTLLGEPVATLKILSRPSNASVYIDGNYRGMTPLTLEIPSGNHPLHSRERDTKLTPQQ is encoded by the coding sequence GTGGGGGTAAAGAGCATCGTCGATGTGAACAACGCCGAGTTCGTACTCACAAATCTCGGAAAGGATAGGCCCATCCAATGGTACTCGGTCGGTCAGCCGCAGGCTATTGAGGGTACCGACTGGATTGTTACCGTCCTTGACATAAACATCATTGACCAGAGGGCCATTATCACAGTTAAAAACGCCGCCACGGGGGTTGAAAGCGACCCAATAACACTTGAAAAGAGCGTACCCGTCTATCTGTACCCAGTCAACGGCCCACTTCAGTACGGAACTGCCTATCCTGGTCGGGCTGACCTCGTGCTGACCCTGGTGGACACGTTCATAGGCATCAACAACAATCCCTACGCGACGATACAGGCCGTGACGGACAGAGAGACCGAGACGTACTGGATGTGGAGAGGGAAGAATAATTTCAAGATTAACGCAACAGGACTCGAACCAGGCAACTACACCTATCAGGTTCTCCTGAACCTGACCAATGGGAACGAAATAAGGCTGCCCGAGAGGAGGGTAACCCTCCTGGGAGAACCCGTAGCAACCCTCAAGATCCTCTCCAGGCCCTCGAACGCCAGCGTCTACATCGACGGGAACTACAGGGGAATGACCCCGTTAACCCTGGAAATTCCGTCGGGGAACCACCCATTGCACTCGCGAGAACGGGATACGAAACTTACACCACAGCAGTAA